The genomic segment TATGAGAAATATTTAATTGATGTTACTGATAAGGCAACTAGAGAAAAGCAAATTGAGTATGCTAGGTTAGGAACTTATCAAAAGCAATTAATGGAATCAGTAAATAAAGATAATTTAGAAGCTATTGAGCAATTAACATTAAAAAATAAAGATAAAATGGAAGTTTTACTAAAAGAAATTAAAGATACTAAAGCAATGTTAAAAGAAAAATATGGCACGGAATTAAATAATTAAGCACTTAGAATTATCTAGGTGCTTTTCTTATGCCTAAAATTTAAATTCTTATAGAAAGGGTGTGCTATAGCAATTGATATATTTTGATAATAAGCAATTTGATACTGAAATTAAATACGATGTGTATTTATTAAAAAAATATTTATCTGAACATTATGATGAAGATACAGCTATAGCTCTACTTAAGAATAACAGCTCAGATCTTGATAAATTAGCTAAAGCTTTAGGTGAAATTGATGTAGAATTCTTTTGTTTGTATTTTATGAGTGATATTTTTGTTCCAAAAGGAATAAATGATGATGGAAGTTATCCAGAAGACCATATACCTAATGTCGCTCGACAACTTTCTAAAGGTCATTATGAGTTATGGCAGGTTGCAAATGAAATATTCGTAGAGGATAAAAGAGATAAGGCTGCAATTATTGAACCCAGAGGATACGCTAAAACAACTATCTTTGATATGGCTGTTAGTGTATATCTGCATTGTTATAAAAAATCTTTGTTCACTTTATTAGGTGCTAAAACTGATACAGATGCGACGCAGTTCTTGGATTCTATCAAGAAAGTATTTAATGAAAATCAGAAAATAATTAAAAACTTTGGCAGGTTGATAGATTTTAAAGCAGTAAAGGCAAATGGTGAAAGATATACCATCAATGCAAATGAGGTTGAGTTCACTAATGGGACATACATTAGAACTGTTGGTTCTGGAACATCTGTCAGAGGTGCAAACTGGGGAGGAATTAGACCAACTGTATTTATTGGAGATGACTTTCAGGATGAAAAGAATATTTTAACAGATGCAGCAAGAGAAAAGCAGTACTCTAAATGGACCAAAGAAGTTGAAGAAGTTGGAGATAAAGCTGTATATAGAAATGGTAAGAAGATAAAGGCAGCCACCAAGATAATTGCCATTGGAACAGTGTTGCACATTGATTGCCTTATGAGTAAATTAAGTCGAAATAATGACTATTTTACTG from the Clostridium beijerinckii genome contains:
- a CDS encoding terminase, with protein sequence MIYFDNKQFDTEIKYDVYLLKKYLSEHYDEDTAIALLKNNSSDLDKLAKALGEIDVEFFCLYFMSDIFVPKGINDDGSYPEDHIPNVARQLSKGHYELWQVANEIFVEDKRDKAAIIEPRGYAKTTIFDMAVSVYLHCYKKSLFTLLGAKTDTDATQFLDSIKKVFNENQKIIKNFGRLIDFKAVKANGERYTINANEVEFTNGTYIRTVGSGTSVRGANWGGIRPTVFIGDDFQDEKNILTDAAREKQYSKWTKEVEEVGDKAVYRNGKKIKAATKIIAIGTVLHIDCLMSKLSRNNDYFTVLRRAIILEPGQTVEDIFESDLWLQCHDIYFDEKLNEDERKEKAHQFYLEHQVEMQFETWWPEKWDCFNDLAIKYWENRAAFMSELMNDASSIGEKWFKSVATQTKEEIENHTFTKTMLSIDPASTAKKKSDFTAMAIGSKATNDFTYIRDLIMKKLEYEQYCKKAVEMLERNLDVTHINIERNTFQGADVVRIKELITESPILKGKKYEWINEMQKKNKDEKISTVVDPMNNGQIIISSDCEDSSEAVKQILDFQGQLYTPHDDMIDCISELENKIKTITVISPVKIFDRRAFGL